TCTGTTGACTTTCAACTCCTTGCCGGTATGTTCTCTGTACAAAGCAGCAATTGATACCTGCAAGGCCCCCATCCCATATCTTGAAAGCTTGTAGTTAGTAGCCCAAATAAAATCTGAATGTGCAAAGTAAATGGATGGCCCCTCGTCAAATGTTTTCGACTCAGTACTCATAACACCCTTTTTGCTCAATAACAATTCTAAGATAATCTGTTGGTCGGCTGCCCAATTTCTAGAATCAGCAAATACCAAAATAGCATCAATACTgatctttgaaaaatctGCATCCTTGCAGCACTTTAATTCGTCTTCAGTAAGATCATGGTAAGGCGAAACCGCTGGATTCCATTTCATCACATCCAATGGAGTATAGACATTTTTGAAACCGTAAGATTCAGCAACATTTCTGCAAACATTTCCAACACCCCCCACAACAAGCACCGTTTCATACACACCTACCAAATCTTTCATGGGAGTATGACCTTGAATTATTTGGTCAGGAGTAATAGTACAATCCAATCTCCTTGACAAATCTTCAGATCTAGCGCTTTCTGGCTTACCGCCCCCATTGGTTACAAATAAATAAGGAACTTTTATGTTATATTTGTTTTCCCCATTTAATAACTTCAAGGCTTTAACGGCTTGTGGAATTGTGTCTGGACCTCTCAAAATAACGCCATCTATGTCAAAGCAAAACGCATAAGAAGCCACTCTAACATGATCAACTATcgctttcttctttctcttaATAATTGAAGAGTTTCTTGACAATTTAGCCAAAGAATCCACCTTTCTCAAATTTTGAGAAGatgacttgttcaaagaagttgttgaagataacTTTGTCAAGCCAGTTTGCCATTGGTTCAAGTCTGACAACGACAAAGAACTAACCCTGTGCTTTCTCAAGGTGGGCTGTAATTCATCGATTCCATCGTTATTTAGATAACTTTGGAAACCAGGAGACTTCTCCACGGTAACTGAAGAGGTGTTTGAAACTGTATCTGGGGAATCCCTTGACATGATCAATTCGAAATGTAAAAATAAATTTCAGACAGCAAGAGGGGGGGCTATCATGGGCTTTATAAATCCTCGAGCATCTGAGTACTAATTGTGCTGCGCACGTCTGATTGCTACTGTGTGGGCGCGAACACTATAACCTGGTGGTTACTGCACGAAGAAATTGCGTTAGCTTGCGCGTTGATAACTCCCTGCTCGAAACTCATAACCATTGTAAAGTCATGATGTATCAAAAGACTCCTGGGCTTCTAGTAAGAGTTGCTACAAGCACGACTAATTTACGATGGTATTAATTCGAAGCAAGAAATGCTTCAATCCACTGACGATTACTTAAAGAACCCGGCTTGAGCGTACGAGATGATCTGGGCCTTGTTGATTGCAAGGGTCTTATTTTCTAAGGTCAGGTCATTTTACCGGTGTTATAGAATTCGCCGCAATTCCAAATTGCTTTCGATGACATCACTCTACACCATCCAAAAATATGACCGTCACACACTTGTATTATTTGTGTCTTAGCATCGACTCCTCTTCAGGGCCATCCGTAGTTTCTATTTCCTTCTCTTCCTGTCATATCCTACCCTTATTCCACACGTATGTCACGTGTCTAAGGTTGACCGTCCAATAGAAATAGATTTTTGTGTTTACACTACCCGCGCTCTCTTCGGAAAAGTTTTCTCAAACCTAAGACATATCAAAATATTGTATCTTGTATCTTACAACCTTCTTACGTACCATGGCCCAAATTGCATTATCCGACGAATCGAAGGAAAGAATCTCTACTTTGTTGGACTATTCCAGAACCATTAGTCACTACGGATTTATCCCTTTTATCCTCTACTTAGGCTGGTCCGCAACCCCAAGCAAGCCCAGCTTGTTTAGCTTGTTGTCTCCATTCCCATCTGCTTAATTGGATTTAATAGCGTTTTATCATAAATATATACAATCTGTACATAATACTTATAGACCGTGAACTTGCAAATTTTGTCTCTCTTTGTCGCCTTAGTCGTCTTGTACCACATCGCACTCATTTATATTTGTaatatcttcttccacaGCAATCAGTTTTTCAATGTTCTGTTAGATGAACACTCTTCAAATAGACTCCATTTCAGGTTTAGTCGCCGGTCTTAGCACTACTCTTATAACACACCctttggatttgatcaagGTTAGGCTTCAATTATCGACTTCAAATCAGCCTTTAAGGCACATACTACAGAACATTTCAAAAAACCTGCAGTCATCCAAGCATTATATTCTATCCGAGCTCTACAAAGGTCTTTCACCTAATATAATTGGAAACATCACGGGTTGGTCTTTGTATTTCACCCTTTATGAGCAATTTAAGACAAGCTTCAGCCAGTCTCCTAATACAATCAAATATTTCAGTGCATCAACGGTTTCAGGACTTGTTACTTCCTTACTTACAAATCCAGTATGGGTAATTAAGACCCGCCTTCTTAGTGAAAAGAGCCGATATCTGTCTATGGCTGATGCAATCAGAAAAATCTATACTGAAGAAGGTGTGAAGACGTTCTGGAAGGGTTCTGTTCCCTCACTCTTTCTGGTATTCCAGAACAGTTTACAATTCACAGTGTATGACCACCTCAAGAATCTGAAACTACTAGATAACCTCAAGAATGATCATGAAATCCAGTATTACTTCACCGCCTCGTCAATTTCTAAATTCACGGCCATGTTGGTAATGTACCCTTTCCAAGTTGTGAGATCAAACCTTCAAAAGTTTGATTCTACTAACATATACAACGAATTACGGTACCTTTATGGTACAAACGGATTTTATAAAGGGTTTACTGTCAGCTTACTCAAAGTACTACCTGCGACTTCTATAACCCTCATCACATACGAATCAATGAGAAACTGGCTAACGCGTATCAACGAAAAAATATAATTTAGTTAATACATTCGTTGCTCAGACTACTTATTGTGTAAGTATATTCCTTGATTATGAAGAGGAGTCTCAGTATACTGGGAGATATTGACGATCATGGCATCTCTAGCCAAATGAAAAAGCAAGAGCAGAAGGATTGCCAGTCACaagatgaacttggaaatgaaaGCGATATCGAAGGCGAGTCTTTatttgatggtgaaaactggctaccaccaccattacGCGATATTAgtgacaacttcaactccataATGTATTCCTCACATATACCTAAAGTGGGTGATACACCACTAATTCTCggtgttgatgaagctGGGAGAGGACCTATTTTGGGCCCAATGGTATACACTGTTGCTTACTGCAAGGAAGACTACGAAAGTGACCTCAAGAGGTACGGCTTTGATGACTCCAAGGTTTTGAAACATGAATTTAGACTCGGGTTATATAAACTTATCGACCAGAAAGATCATGAACTCAATCAAAAAATTGGCTATTTGAGTTCTATTTTGTCCGCAAAAGATATCTCCAGCGGTATGTTgagagttcatcaaggGAATTATAACTTGAATGAGCAGGCACACGATGCAACCATCAATTTGATTAAAGCTTTGGTGGAAAAAAAGGTTAACATCAAACGTGTTTACGTCGATACAGTTGGACCCCCAGAGAAGTATCAAGCAAAGCTTTCAAATATATTTAGCAGCTATAATATCAAGTTCACCGTCACAAAGAAAGCTGACAGTTTGTACCCAATAGTGAGCTGTGCATCCATCATTGCAAAGGTAACGAGAGACTTGTACTTGCATTATTATAATCAAAAAGATCCACTCTTACGGGGAACTGAAATGGGCTCGGGATATCCATCAGATCCTCGTACAAGCAGATGGTTAAAGGAACAAATCAATCCTGTATTTGGTTGGCATTTTGGTGTTTTACGTTATTCCTGGCAAACCGCAAAAGACAGCCTAGACAAAAATAAGGCAGTTGAAGTAGATTACGAGGCAGAAACGTTTACTCAGCCCTTCAAGTTTGGCTTGAGCTGTTTTGGAACCAAAACAGAGATATAGTGAAGACAACATGTAAATTTATGATTCACGATCTCCTTCAGAATACACGCGAAAATAGTAGAGCTGATGGAACGAGCAACGAGTCGGGCAAAGAAAACTCCGGGTCGGAGGCTGAGGTGAGAACCTGCCTATTCGCACCAAAATTCATCTCTGGACGGGCAGGATCTTTTCGGAGAATTAATTCCGCTCTTGAATAATTTCGCGGCCGGAAGACATTGATGCGATTAAGGATAAAGCGAAAAATACCGAACATAAACCAGAAATATTTTTCGTTCAGATTGTTATTAATAGTTAAACATGTCATTAATTGGAAGCACCAGAACTATGGCATTGAGAATTGGTTCCATTCCAGTGACCAAGAGATTCATGATCTCCTCTTACCAATTAGCTAGATTCTACTCGTCCAAATTTCCCAATCACGTTGTCATTAATATGCCTGCTTTGTCTCCAACTATGACCCAAGGTAATATCATCACTTGGCACAAGAAGGCAGGTGATCAGTTAGAACCAGGTGAAAGCATTGCTGAGATTGAAACTGATAAAGCCTCCATGGACTTCGAATTTCAAGAAGACGGCTATTTGGCTAAAATTTTGATGGGTGACGGTTCTCAAGATATTCCTGTTGGTAAACCAATTGCTGTCTATGTTGAAGATGCAGACTCCGTTGCTGCCTTTGAAGCCTTCACTGCTGCGGATGCTGGTGATGCTCCAGCTCCTGCTGCTTCCAAGGGAGAAGCTAAGACTGAGGAAGCTGCCCCAAGCAGTgaatcaacttcaaaagctGACAAGCCAGTATCCACATCTGTTAGAACACCAACTGACAGGATAATTGCATCTCCATTGGCTAAAACTATTGCCTTAGAAAAGGgtatttctttgaagggTATTCAAGGTTCTGGTCCAAATGGAAGAATTGTTGCtaaagacttggaaaatgtTGAAGCTCCTGCTGCTGCTTCTGCAACTGCTACTGCAGCCACTTCTACTTACGAGGACATTCCTATTACGGGAATGAGAAAGACTATTGCCTCTAGATTGTTGCAGTCTACCCAAGATATTCCTTCTTATTTTGTTTCCTCGACAATCTCTGTTACcaagttattgaagttAAGACTGTCTCTAAACGCTACAGCAAACGATAGATACAGATTGTCTGTCAATGACTTATTAATTAAGGCTattgctgttgctgcttTGAAGGTTCCCCAAGTTAACTCTGCCTGGTTGCCAGGCGAAGGGATTATTAGACAATATTCCAATGTGGATGTTTCTGTCGCTGTTGCAACTCCAACAGGTTTGATCACTCCTATTGTTAAGCATGCTCATTCTAAAGGGTTATCTAGTATTTCTACTGAGGTGAAAGACTTAGGTAAAAGAGCGAAGGCTGGTAAATTGAGTCCAGAAGAATACCAGGGTGGTACTATCTGTATCTCCAACTTGGGTATGAATCATGCTGTTAATAACTTTACTTCAATCATTAACCCTCCTCAATC
The window above is part of the Yamadazyma tenuis chromosome 4, complete sequence genome. Proteins encoded here:
- a CDS encoding uncharacterized protein (EggNog:ENOG503NWHC; COG:G), whose protein sequence is MSRDSPDTVSNTSSVTVEKSPGFQSYLNNDGIDELQPTLRKHRVSSLSLSDLNQWQTGLTKLSSTTSLNKSSSQNLRKVDSLAKLSRNSSIIKRKKKAIVDHVRVASYAFCFDIDGVILRGPDTIPQAVKALKLLNGENKYNIKVPYLFVTNGGGKPESARSEDLSRRLDCTITPDQIIQGHTPMKDLVGVYETVLVVGGVGNVCRNVAESYGFKNVYTPLDVMKWNPAVSPYHDLTEDELKCCKDADFSKISIDAILVFADSRNWAADQQIILELLLSKKGVMSTESKTFDEGPSIYFAHSDFIWATNYKLSRYGMGALQVSIAALYREHTGKELKVNRFGKPQKGTFQFANKILTKWRKGVLDEHLKKLSINDPNAEDADILINERGEEIINQQKLESYNYSESESEDDDLELKDLKKQAKKLAVEKSESITLELPPASTVYFVGDTPESDIRFANSHDVSWHSILVKTGVYQEGTVPKYKPKKLVDTVLDAVEYAIEREHEKELLEWNETADDLDDDAKLNFNDLVMTPSDRSREGSKVRPSNSILEHEAVEVPVVLSEEIKKVKDVGISK
- a CDS encoding ribonuclease HII (BUSCO:EOG09263OWL; COG:L; EggNog:ENOG503NYTC), whose product is MAQIALSDESKERISTLLDYSRTISHYGFIPFILYLGWSATPSKPSLFSFSTKDLLLPYLQIQYGKIYTEEGVKTFWKGSVPSLFSVFQNSLQFTVYDHLKNSKLLDNLKNDHEIQYYFTASSISKFTAMLVMYPFQVVRSNLQKFDSTNIYNELRYLYDELGNESDIEGESLFDGENWLPPPLRDISDNFNSIMYSSHIPKVGDTPLILGVDEAGRGPILGPMVYTVAYCKEDYESDLKRYGFDDSKVLKHEFRLGLYKLIDQKDHELNQKIGYLSSILSAKDISSGMLRVHQGNYNLNEQAHDATINLIKALVEKKVNIKRVYVDTVGPPEKYQAKLSNIFSSYNIKFTVTKKADSLYPIVSCASIIAKVTRDLYLHYYNQKDPLLRGTEMGSGYPSDPRTSRWLKEQINPVFGWHFGVLRYSWQTAKDSLDKNKAVEVDYEAETFTQPFKFGLSCFGTKTEI
- the LAT1 gene encoding pyruvate dehydrogenase complex dihydrolipoamide acetyltransferase component (E2) (COG:I; EggNog:ENOG503NVAH), whose product is MSLIGSTRTMALRIGSIPVTKRFMISSYQLARFYSSKFPNHVVINMPALSPTMTQGNIITWHKKAGDQLEPGESIAEIETDKASMDFEFQEDGYLAKILMGDGSQDIPVGKPIAVYVEDADSVAAFEAFTAADAGDAPAPAASKGEAKTEEAAPSSESTSKADKPVSTSVRTPTDRIIASPLAKTIALEKGISLKGIQGSGPNGRIVAKDLENVEAPAAASATATAATSTYEDIPITGMRKTIASRLLQSTQDIPSYFVSSTISVTKLLKLRSSLNATANDRYRLSVNDLLIKAIAVAALKVPQVNSAWLPGEGIIRQYSNVDVSVAVATPTGLITPIVKHAHSKGLSSISTEVKDLGKRAKAGKLSPEEYQGGTICISNLGMNHAVNNFTSIINPPQSTILAIGTVDKKAVPSDVNEQGFVFEDVITITGTFDHRVTDGALGGEFMKELKQVIENPLEMLL